A window of Maioricimonas rarisocia genomic DNA:
TGGCCCGGTTGCGAGTGATTTCGGTTCCATCTTAGTGGCGGGGCAGAATCGAGCCAACGGGGCGCCCGGCGGGAGCGTAAGCAACAGCAGGAGCGGTCCGCTCCGGATGATGTCGGAGTGACTGTCGAGGTTCGAACTGGCCGGTCCTCCACGCGGTTCAGCATTGGGAGAACTGGTGATGGTTGCGAGAAGGCAGGGCGGGTTCACGCTGATTGAACTGCTCGTGGTCATTGCCATCATGGCGATCCTGGTGGCGCTGCTGCTGCCGGCCGTCCAGCAGGCACGTGAAGCGGCGCGCAGGTCGGTCTGCAAGAACAACATGATGCAGATTGCCATTGCACTTCACAATTACGACATGGCCCATGAGTGTCTGCCGCCTGGCTGCGTCAATCCGGAGGGACCGATCAGCAATCAGCCGGTCGGCTACCATCACAGCTGGCTCAACAGCCTGCTGCCTCACCTGGACGAGACGAATCTGTACCAGCGGATCAACTTCGACGTGAGCATCTATGCTCCGGACAATGCCGAGGTGCGGCAGTATGTCGTCAGTTCGCTGCTCTGTCCCAGCGACGCCGGCCCGGCGTTGACGTCAGCGAATCAGGAAGGAGGCGTCGCCGCCCTCAGCAGCTACGCCGGCGTGCATCATCCCCTCGAGCATGTGATCGACAGCGACAACCGGGGTGTGCTGTTCCTCAACAGCAGCATCAGCAACGAGCAGATCGAAGACGGTACGTCCTACACGGTGTTCGCAGGGGAGCAGCTTCGCTCTAGCGAGGATCTTGGATGGGCGTCGGGGACGCGGGCGACTCTGCGGAACGGCGGAGCCCCGATCAACCTGACCGGCCGGCAACCTCCTCGGGGCGAGGAAGGAACGGTCGTCTTCGATGTGGAGGGGGGCAACGAGGCGCTCGACCCGGAGATGCGGGTCGGAGGCTTCTCGAGCCCGCATGCCGGCGGAGCCCAGTTCGCGATCGGCGACGGCTCAGTCCGGTTCCTCAGCGAGAACATCGAGCCGGAGATCTATCACAGTCTGCTCGACCGATCTGACGGAAAGCTGATCGGCGAATTCTGAAACGTCATCTGTGTTGCATGCGAAGGCAGTTCTCGGGTTTGCCTTCGCATCATCCAGCGCGAAACCCCGGAGACCGAAGTTCGGCCGCCGGGGTTTTCTCTTGCGCGGTATCAGGTGATCTGCCGTCCCGATTCGTCAGCCGACGATTTCGGGATCGGTTTCCGGAGCGGCGTCGCTATCCGGATCGAACCATTCCGGCTTGAACTCGATTCGCTGCCGGGTGGCCATCGCGAGGTTCGAGGTGAGAGCCATGATGGCGTCCGCCATGGCGACGACGCCGTTGCACCGCAGGCCACCCTTCGAGGGAGCGAGCGGTTCGCCGCCGGGCCAGTAGTCGGAGCCCTGGTTGCGGATGGCGTAGCAGAAGTGCTCCATTTCCTCGGTGTAGCCGCGGCTGACGTTTTCGGCCAGCTCGCCACCGGTCGAGGAGGCTTTCGCCGATCCCGAGGTGGTTTCGTAGGCTTCCATGACCGGTCCGCCCCCTTCGGCCGAGCCGCTGACGACCCACAGCCGCTGGTCCGGGCCGCCACCGAGGCTGCCGCGTCCCTCTTCCTTCCAGAGCATCGCCTCTTTCTCGGTCTTCATGAACAGCGTGCCACGGCTGCCATAGACGAGTTCGCCGTAAGGCTCGAACTTGTTCGTGCTCATCGACGAGTAGGTGACGATGCAGATATCGCGGTCGTTCTGCTCGTAGTGCGGTCCCGGGAATTCGAGGGTCACGTACACGTGATCGTCGATCTCGCGATCGTCGTCCCATTTGTCCTTGGGGCCGAC
This region includes:
- a CDS encoding DUF1559 family PulG-like putative transporter, whose amino-acid sequence is MVARRQGGFTLIELLVVIAIMAILVALLLPAVQQAREAARRSVCKNNMMQIAIALHNYDMAHECLPPGCVNPEGPISNQPVGYHHSWLNSLLPHLDETNLYQRINFDVSIYAPDNAEVRQYVVSSLLCPSDAGPALTSANQEGGVAALSSYAGVHHPLEHVIDSDNRGVLFLNSSISNEQIEDGTSYTVFAGEQLRSSEDLGWASGTRATLRNGGAPINLTGRQPPRGEEGTVVFDVEGGNEALDPEMRVGGFSSPHAGGAQFAIGDGSVRFLSENIEPEIYHSLLDRSDGKLIGEF